A genome region from Defluviimonas aquaemixtae includes the following:
- the secY gene encoding preprotein translocase subunit SecY has product MASAAEQMAANISWGALGKATDLRQRIFFTIGLLIVYRLGTYIPVPGIDAQALREFMQEASQGIGGMLQMFTGGALGRMGIFALGIMPYISASIIVQLLTAMVPALDQLKKEGEQGRKKINQYTRYGTVLLATFQAYGLAKSLEAGDLAHDPGLFFELSCVITLVGGTMFLMWLGEQITARGVGNGISLIIFVGIIAEVPGALAQFFEQGRIGAISAPAIIGVIVMIVAVIAFVVFMERALRKIHIQYPRRQVGMKIYDGSSSHLPIKVNPAGVIPAIFASSLLLLPTTISTFSGAQTGPIMSTVLAYFGPGQPLYLLFFASMIIFFAYFYTANVSFKSDDVAENLKNQGGFIPGIRPGAKTVDYLDYVVARILVVGSGYLAAVCLLPEILRSQLAIPFYFGGTSVLIVVSVTMDTINQIQSHLLAHQYEGLIEKSQLRGKKRGSAGKAGSRKTPVRR; this is encoded by the coding sequence ATGGCATCTGCTGCAGAGCAAATGGCGGCGAATATCAGCTGGGGGGCCCTCGGCAAGGCCACCGATCTTCGCCAGCGCATCTTCTTCACCATCGGACTTCTGATTGTCTACCGCCTCGGCACCTATATCCCGGTGCCCGGCATCGACGCCCAGGCGCTGCGCGAGTTCATGCAGGAAGCCTCGCAGGGCATCGGCGGGATGCTTCAGATGTTCACCGGCGGCGCGCTCGGCCGGATGGGGATCTTCGCGCTCGGCATCATGCCCTACATCTCTGCCTCGATCATCGTGCAGCTTCTCACCGCCATGGTGCCCGCGCTCGACCAGCTGAAAAAGGAAGGCGAGCAGGGGCGCAAGAAGATCAACCAGTACACCCGCTACGGCACGGTGCTTCTGGCGACCTTCCAGGCGTATGGCCTTGCGAAGAGCCTCGAAGCGGGCGATCTCGCGCATGATCCCGGCCTTTTCTTCGAGCTGTCCTGCGTCATCACGCTCGTCGGCGGCACGATGTTCCTGATGTGGCTTGGCGAGCAGATCACCGCGCGCGGCGTCGGCAACGGCATCTCGCTCATCATCTTCGTCGGCATCATCGCCGAGGTGCCGGGCGCGCTCGCGCAATTCTTCGAGCAGGGCCGAATCGGCGCGATCTCGGCCCCCGCGATCATCGGCGTGATCGTGATGATCGTCGCGGTGATCGCCTTCGTGGTCTTCATGGAGCGTGCGCTTCGAAAGATCCACATCCAGTACCCGCGCCGCCAGGTCGGCATGAAGATCTATGACGGCTCGTCCTCGCACCTGCCGATCAAGGTCAACCCGGCGGGCGTCATCCCGGCGATCTTCGCCTCGTCGCTCCTCTTGCTGCCGACCACGATCTCGACCTTCTCGGGTGCCCAGACCGGCCCGATCATGTCGACGGTTCTCGCCTATTTCGGCCCCGGCCAGCCGCTTTACCTTCTGTTCTTCGCGTCGATGATCATCTTTTTCGCCTATTTCTACACCGCCAACGTCTCGTTCAAATCCGACGACGTGGCGGAAAACCTGAAGAACCAGGGCGGCTTCATTCCGGGCATCCGGCCAGGTGCCAAGACGGTCGATTACCTCGACTACGTCGTCGCGCGCATCCTGGTGGTCGGCTCCGGCTACCTAGCGGCCGTCTGTCTTCTGCCCGAGATCCTGCGCTCGCAGCTCGCGATTCCGTTCTATTTCGGCGGCACGTCGGTGCTGATCGTCGTTTCGGTCACGATGGATACGATCAACCAGATCCAGTCGCATCTGCTGGCCCATCAGTACGAGGGGCTGATCGAGAAGTCGCAGCTGCGCGGCAAGAAGCGCGGCAGTGCCGGCAAGGCAGGGTCCCGCAAGACGCCGGTCCGCAGGTAG
- a CDS encoding adenylate kinase, which produces MTNIILLGPPGAGKGTQARILTEERGLVQLSTGDMLREAKDSGTEMGKIVADVMARGDLVTDEIVIGLIDEKLRDTDAKGFIFDGFPRTLAQADALGELLQRSGHRLDAVIEMRVDDDALVDRISGRYTCGNCGEVYHDKTKPTKKDGVCDECGSSDLRRRADDNAESLKQRLMEYYKKTSPLIGYYYAMGDLFTVDGLAEIDVVAKSITNVLDQAKAT; this is translated from the coding sequence ATGACCAATATCATCCTTCTCGGACCGCCCGGGGCGGGCAAGGGGACACAGGCCAGAATTCTCACCGAGGAACGCGGTCTGGTGCAGCTTTCGACCGGTGACATGCTGCGCGAGGCCAAGGATTCCGGCACCGAGATGGGCAAGATCGTCGCCGACGTAATGGCGCGCGGCGACCTGGTTACGGACGAAATCGTGATCGGGCTCATCGATGAGAAGCTTCGGGATACCGACGCCAAAGGCTTCATCTTCGACGGCTTCCCCCGCACGCTCGCCCAGGCCGACGCGCTGGGTGAGCTCTTGCAGCGCTCGGGCCACCGGCTCGACGCGGTGATCGAGATGCGGGTCGACGACGACGCGCTCGTCGACCGGATATCGGGCCGCTACACCTGCGGAAATTGCGGCGAGGTCTATCACGACAAGACCAAGCCCACGAAGAAGGATGGCGTCTGCGACGAATGCGGATCGTCCGACCTTCGCCGCCGCGCCGACGATAATGCCGAAAGCCTGAAGCAGCGACTGATGGAGTACTACAAGAAAACCTCGCCGCTCATTGGCTACTACTATGCGATGGGCGACCTTTTCACCGTCGACGGGCTGGCCGAGATCGACGTGGTGGCGAAATCCATCACCAATGTGCTCGATCAGGCCAAGGCGACTTGA
- the rpsM gene encoding 30S ribosomal protein S13 — MARIAGVNIPTGKRVPIALQYIHGIGAESAQKICDAVKIEASRRVNELSDAEVLAIREHIDANFTVEGDLRREVQMNVKRLMDLGCYRGLRHRRNLPVRGQRTHTNARTRKGPAKAIAGKKK; from the coding sequence GTGGCACGTATCGCTGGCGTCAACATTCCGACGGGGAAACGCGTCCCCATCGCACTTCAATATATCCACGGCATCGGTGCCGAGTCGGCCCAGAAGATATGCGACGCGGTCAAGATCGAGGCGTCGCGCCGGGTGAACGAACTGTCCGACGCCGAAGTGCTCGCCATCCGCGAACATATCGACGCGAATTTCACGGTCGAGGGCGACCTGCGCCGTGAAGTCCAGATGAACGTCAAGCGGCTCATGGACCTCGGCTGCTACCGCGGTCTGCGTCACCGCCGCAACCTGCCTGTCCGCGGTCAGCGGACCCACACCAACGCCCGCACCCGCAAGGGCCCGGCAAAAGCCATTGCCGGCAAGAAGAAGTAA
- the rpsK gene encoding 30S ribosomal protein S11: MAREKTRTKKKERKNIASGVAHVNSSFNNTKILISDVQGNAIAWSSAGTMGFKGSRKSTPYAAQMAAEDVARKAQEHGVKTLEVEVQGPGSGRESALRGLAAAGFNITSIRDVTPIAHNGCRPPKRRRV, from the coding sequence ATGGCACGTGAAAAGACCCGTACGAAGAAGAAGGAACGCAAGAACATCGCCTCCGGCGTTGCTCATGTGAATTCGTCCTTCAACAATACCAAGATCCTGATCTCCGACGTTCAGGGCAACGCCATCGCCTGGTCCTCGGCCGGCACGATGGGCTTCAAGGGCTCGCGGAAATCGACGCCCTATGCCGCCCAGATGGCCGCCGAAGACGTGGCGCGCAAGGCGCAGGAACATGGCGTCAAGACTCTGGAAGTCGAAGTGCAAGGGCCGGGCTCGGGGCGCGAAAGCGCGCTGCGCGGGCTGGCCGCCGCCGGCTTCAACATCACGTCGATCCGCGACGTCACGCCGATCGCGCATAACGGCTGCCGGCCGCCGAAGCGTCGCCGCGTGTGA
- a CDS encoding DNA-directed RNA polymerase subunit alpha, which yields MIHKNWAELIKPQQLDVKPGNDPQRQATLIAEPLERGFGLTLGNALRRVLMSSLQGAAITSVQIDNVLHEFSSIAGVREDVTDVVLNLKGVSLKMEVEGPKRLSISAKGPGVVTAGDISESNGIEVLNKDHVICHLDEGADLFVELTVDTGKGYVAADKNRPEDAPIGLIPIDAIYSPVKKVSYEVQPTREGQVLDYDKLTMKIETDGSLTPDDAVAYAARILQDQLGIFVNFEEPEAAGKGEAEEGLEFNPLLLKKVDELELSVRSANCLKNDNIVYIGDLIQKTEAEMLRTPNFGRKSLNEIKEVLSGMGLHLGMDVEDWPPENIEDLAKRFEDQF from the coding sequence ATGATCCACAAAAATTGGGCTGAACTGATCAAGCCGCAGCAGCTTGACGTGAAACCCGGCAATGACCCGCAGCGTCAGGCGACGCTGATCGCCGAGCCGCTGGAGCGCGGCTTCGGCCTTACGCTCGGCAACGCGCTGCGCCGGGTGCTGATGTCGTCGCTGCAGGGCGCGGCCATCACCTCGGTCCAGATCGATAACGTGCTGCACGAGTTCTCCTCGATCGCGGGCGTTCGCGAGGACGTCACCGACGTCGTTTTGAACCTCAAGGGCGTTTCCCTGAAGATGGAAGTCGAGGGGCCGAAGCGGCTCTCGATCTCGGCCAAGGGGCCGGGCGTCGTCACCGCCGGCGACATATCTGAATCGAACGGCATCGAGGTTCTGAACAAGGACCACGTGATCTGCCACCTCGACGAGGGCGCGGATCTGTTCGTGGAGCTGACGGTGGATACGGGCAAAGGCTACGTCGCAGCTGACAAGAACCGGCCCGAGGATGCGCCGATCGGTCTCATCCCGATCGACGCGATCTATTCGCCGGTCAAGAAGGTTTCCTACGAAGTCCAGCCGACCCGCGAAGGCCAGGTTCTCGACTACGACAAGCTGACGATGAAGATCGAAACCGACGGCTCGCTGACCCCGGATGACGCCGTGGCCTATGCCGCGCGGATCCTTCAGGACCAGCTTGGCATCTTCGTCAACTTCGAAGAGCCGGAAGCCGCCGGCAAGGGCGAGGCCGAGGAAGGGCTGGAGTTCAACCCGCTCCTTCTCAAGAAGGTCGACGAGCTGGAGCTTTCTGTTCGCTCCGCGAACTGCCTGAAGAACGACAACATCGTCTATATCGGCGATCTGATCCAGAAGACCGAAGCCGAGATGCTGCGCACCCCGAACTTCGGCCGCAAGTCGCTGAACGAGATCAAGGAAGTGCTTTCGGGCATGGGCCTGCACCTCGGCATGGATGTCGAGGACTGGCCGCCGGAGAACATCGAGGATCTCGCGAAGCGGTTCGAGGACCAGTTCTGA